In the genome of Streptomyces globosus, one region contains:
- a CDS encoding RNA ligase family protein produces MRTPYPRTPHLPWSPGATADDVRATGAEWFAGREVVVTEKLDGENTTLYADGLHARSLDSAHHPSRAWVKGLHSRIGAGIPAGWRICGENLYARHSLAYEDLDSWFYGFSVWDGDHCLGWDESVHFLHGLGVPVPRVLWRGVFDERALRRLRLDTARQEGYVVRTAAGFPREDFGRCVGKWVRRGHVTTDAHWMYAPVVPNGLGPQAALWEVRSGAEPDPVALAAAVGVGAEAVGGAAVPSVVAEVAGRLDAAGRTGDARLAGVLAALLHRMPRTAVGARLAAGPVGMRAARRVADLVGLSPRLRRAFPDEERRAGLVRMAAAADLGVLHALAAAVGAGGDRVAVAEASECVEWSALYAQEEGLLGPEPLRPLRNGLRDALAGLDPDAADRCRAEALQLFAQGRISTAEEAVAATWRWRDGRFPRLVQLCGPSGSGKSTYARSLPGIDAYIALDDLRAARGNRADQRDNAGILREGLDRLDAALAAGGTVVWDATSLTGQQRGLTAAVARRRDALVTHVVPLVEEAELVRRNGAREHPVPPRVLASQLHRFSPPYPGDGQGHRIRYLGAGGDVEDAAGCAAPGPGPGNRVGPRVGRDRADADQ; encoded by the coding sequence ATGCGCACCCCCTATCCCCGGACCCCCCACCTCCCTTGGTCACCGGGAGCGACCGCGGACGACGTACGGGCCACCGGGGCGGAATGGTTCGCCGGGAGGGAGGTGGTCGTCACCGAGAAGCTCGACGGGGAGAACACCACCCTTTACGCGGACGGCCTGCACGCCCGCTCCCTCGACTCCGCCCACCACCCCTCGCGCGCCTGGGTGAAGGGCCTGCACAGCAGGATCGGCGCCGGCATCCCGGCGGGATGGCGCATCTGCGGCGAGAACCTGTACGCCCGGCATTCACTGGCGTACGAGGACCTGGACAGCTGGTTCTACGGGTTCTCGGTGTGGGACGGCGACCACTGCCTGGGCTGGGACGAGAGCGTGCACTTCCTGCACGGACTCGGCGTGCCCGTCCCGCGCGTGCTGTGGCGCGGCGTCTTCGACGAGCGGGCTCTGCGCAGGCTGCGCCTCGACACCGCGCGGCAGGAGGGGTACGTCGTGCGCACCGCGGCCGGCTTTCCGCGGGAGGACTTCGGGCGGTGCGTCGGGAAGTGGGTGCGGCGCGGGCACGTCACCACTGACGCGCACTGGATGTACGCACCGGTCGTGCCCAACGGGCTCGGGCCGCAGGCAGCGCTGTGGGAGGTCCGGTCCGGTGCGGAGCCCGATCCGGTTGCGCTGGCGGCCGCCGTCGGCGTCGGTGCCGAGGCCGTCGGCGGTGCGGCGGTGCCCTCCGTCGTGGCCGAGGTCGCGGGCCGGCTCGACGCGGCCGGCCGGACCGGCGACGCCCGCCTCGCGGGGGTGCTGGCCGCGCTGCTCCACCGGATGCCTCGGACCGCGGTCGGGGCGCGGCTCGCGGCGGGGCCGGTCGGCATGCGGGCCGCTCGGCGCGTCGCGGACCTTGTCGGCCTGAGCCCGCGCCTCCGGCGGGCGTTCCCGGACGAGGAGCGGCGGGCCGGGCTGGTGCGCATGGCCGCGGCTGCCGATCTCGGGGTGCTGCATGCGCTCGCTGCGGCCGTCGGGGCGGGCGGTGACCGTGTTGCCGTTGCCGAAGCCTCGGAGTGCGTGGAGTGGTCCGCCCTGTACGCGCAGGAGGAGGGGCTGCTGGGACCCGAGCCGCTGCGGCCCCTGCGGAACGGGCTGCGGGACGCCCTCGCCGGGCTGGATCCGGACGCCGCCGACCGGTGCCGGGCCGAGGCGCTGCAGTTGTTCGCGCAGGGCCGGATCTCCACTGCCGAGGAGGCCGTTGCCGCGACCTGGCGGTGGCGGGACGGCCGCTTCCCGCGGCTGGTGCAGCTGTGCGGGCCCTCGGGGAGCGGGAAGAGCACGTACGCCCGGAGCCTGCCGGGGATCGACGCGTACATCGCCCTGGACGACCTGCGGGCCGCCCGCGGCAACCGCGCGGACCAGCGGGACAACGCCGGCATCCTGCGCGAGGGCCTGGACCGGCTCGACGCGGCGCTCGCGGCAGGCGGCACGGTGGTCTGGGACGCCACGTCCCTGACCGGGCAGCAGCGGGGGCTGACCGCGGCGGTCGCCCGGCGGCGCGACGCCCTCGTCACCCATGTCGTGCCCCTGGTGGAGGAGGCGGAGCTCGTCCGCCGCAACGGTGCACGCGAGCATCCGGTGCCGCCGCGGGTCCTGGCCTCGCAACTGCACCGGTTCAGCCCGCCCTACCCCGGCGACGGGCAGGGGCACCGCATCCGCTACCTCGGGGCCGGCGGGGACGTCGAGGACGCCGCGGGGTGTGCGGCCCCGGGCCCGGGCCCGGGGAACCGAGTGGGACCGCGTGTCGGGAGGGATCGCGCCGATGCGGACCAGTGA